One genomic window of Bacteroidales bacterium includes the following:
- a CDS encoding molybdenum cofactor guanylyltransferase, which yields MKTSSTKITGILLAGGKSRRMGVEKGTLVIGGALLYQHPLKVLEGLCDEILISSYSDSISRVPHRKVCDEIKGIGPLGGIFSCLKQSSSDLNLVLSYDLPLVNESLFRLLISERDRYDLVLPAMPGKQAEPLCGLYHKNVLEVIGQMIRQKDYKVNHLLDRCPSRVVPITRDMKCWQTDLFLNINSKEDLQRLPPGFKTD from the coding sequence ATGAAGACCAGCAGCACAAAAATAACCGGAATCCTTCTGGCAGGTGGAAAGAGCCGGAGAATGGGTGTTGAAAAGGGCACCCTCGTTATTGGAGGCGCGCTTCTTTATCAGCACCCCCTGAAGGTGCTGGAAGGGCTCTGTGATGAGATCCTGATCAGCAGCTACAGCGATTCCATTTCCCGGGTTCCTCACAGGAAAGTCTGTGATGAAATCAAAGGAATTGGTCCCCTGGGGGGGATATTCAGCTGCCTGAAACAGTCATCTTCCGATCTGAACCTGGTGCTCTCCTACGACTTGCCCCTGGTCAATGAATCCCTGTTCCGGCTGCTTATCTCTGAAAGAGACCGCTATGATCTGGTGCTGCCGGCCATGCCCGGGAAACAAGCGGAGCCTCTCTGTGGCCTCTATCACAAAAATGTCCTGGAAGTAATCGGGCAGATGATCAGACAGAAGGATTATAAGGTAAACCATTTGCTGGACCGCTGCCCCAGCAGGGTGGTCCCGATCACCAGGGATATGAAATGCTGGCAAACCGATCTGTTCCTTAATATTAACAGCAAGGAGGATCTCCAGCGCCTGCCCCCAGGTTTTAAAACAGATTAA
- a CDS encoding molybdopterin-dependent oxidoreductase: protein MSSSPPQGTELSINTDRTPTICEICFWKCAGWVYKNPEGKIWKVVGNEEDQHSNGRLCPRGTGGPGMYYDEDRLKRPLIRTEERGRTIFREASWDEAFDYIAEKMRAIAEEHGPECTALLTHGSGGKYFGTLLKAFGSNNIAAPSYAQCRGPREVAYHMTFGEGVGSPERIDIRDTKCLVLIGAHLGENMHNGQVQEMSDAINKGASIITVDPRYSIAASKSKY, encoded by the coding sequence TTGTCCTCTTCTCCGCCCCAAGGGACCGAACTCAGTATAAATACCGACCGGACGCCCACCATTTGCGAAATCTGCTTCTGGAAGTGCGCCGGGTGGGTCTATAAGAACCCGGAAGGAAAGATCTGGAAAGTGGTTGGAAATGAGGAGGATCAGCACAGCAACGGTCGCTTATGTCCCCGCGGAACAGGAGGCCCTGGCATGTACTATGACGAGGACCGCCTGAAAAGACCTCTGATCCGTACCGAAGAGAGGGGCAGGACGATCTTCCGGGAAGCTTCCTGGGACGAAGCATTTGATTACATAGCCGAAAAAATGAGAGCCATCGCAGAGGAACATGGCCCCGAATGCACCGCATTGCTGACCCACGGCTCAGGAGGAAAATACTTCGGAACCCTTTTGAAAGCTTTCGGATCCAACAACATTGCCGCTCCCTCTTATGCACAGTGCCGGGGTCCGCGTGAAGTGGCCTATCATATGACCTTCGGTGAAGGAGTGGGAAGTCCGGAGAGAATCGACATCCGGGATACCAAATGTCTGGTGCTGATCGGGGCTCACCTGGGTGAGAACATGCATAACGGACAGGTTCAGGAAATGTCCGATGCCATCAACAAAGGTGCGTCCATTATTACGGTGGATCCCCGTTACAGCATTGCTGCCAGCAAATCCAAATACTAG
- a CDS encoding molybdopterin dinucleotide binding domain-containing protein: MRPLLRWIPVTALLPANPNTSCPSNRPPTWPSCWPGSWGQRGGFYNPETVTIPDWPHPPFPTPKRTWRDAYPGKYNLAYETIASGICDATIPDVNRGCNFKGWIVNGTNLIKTIPDTPKLLEAIQALELLVVIDTMPMAITGWADVVLPEYTYLERYDTIRDSPHRKPAIALRMPAADPLYNTKPAYWMAKELAKRLGLEDYFSWNSIKEMLDWQLKQAGSSLEEMKRIGVKTFERSYDDLYNDPDQEVEFNTNTGKIELYSTELAAEGFDPLPVYTPHEEPPPGYYRLNYGRAPMHTFGRTANNALLKDQMDENTAWINPKVAGEWGIENGQYIWLENQDGVRSSFPIRARVTERTRWDSVYMVHGFGHTNDKLSRAYGRGASDSELITRVHLDPIMGGTGMRGNFVTFRFEPKEEEAAS; this comes from the coding sequence GTGCGTCCATTATTACGGTGGATCCCCGTTACAGCATTGCTGCCAGCAAATCCAAATACTAGCTGCCCATCAAACCGGCCACCGACCTGGCCCTCCTGCTGGCCTGGATCCTGGGGACAACGAGGCGGATTCTATAATCCGGAAACCGTCACCATTCCCGACTGGCCCCATCCGCCATTCCCGACTCCAAAAAGAACCTGGAGAGATGCCTATCCCGGGAAATACAACCTGGCCTATGAGACCATTGCTTCGGGGATTTGCGATGCCACCATCCCGGATGTGAACAGGGGCTGCAACTTCAAAGGATGGATCGTGAACGGTACGAATCTGATCAAAACCATTCCCGATACGCCTAAATTGCTAGAGGCCATACAGGCGCTGGAACTGCTGGTCGTGATCGATACCATGCCCATGGCCATAACCGGTTGGGCCGATGTGGTACTCCCCGAATATACCTACCTGGAGCGTTATGATACGATCCGCGATTCCCCTCACCGCAAGCCGGCCATCGCTCTGCGAATGCCTGCTGCCGATCCTCTCTACAATACCAAACCAGCCTACTGGATGGCGAAAGAGTTGGCCAAACGCCTGGGGCTGGAAGATTATTTCAGCTGGAATTCCATCAAAGAGATGCTCGACTGGCAGCTCAAACAGGCAGGCTCCTCCCTGGAGGAGATGAAGCGCATCGGGGTGAAAACCTTCGAACGCTCTTACGATGATCTCTACAATGATCCGGACCAGGAGGTGGAGTTCAATACCAATACCGGAAAAATAGAACTCTACAGTACGGAACTGGCTGCCGAGGGATTTGACCCCCTGCCGGTTTATACTCCTCACGAAGAGCCCCCGCCAGGATATTACCGCCTTAATTACGGACGGGCACCCATGCATACCTTTGGACGGACCGCCAATAATGCGCTCTTAAAAGACCAGATGGATGAGAATACGGCCTGGATCAATCCGAAGGTGGCCGGTGAATGGGGAATTGAAAACGGACAGTATATCTGGCTGGAGAATCAGGACGGGGTACGCTCCTCCTTTCCCATCCGGGCACGTGTTACCGAGCGAACCCGCTGGGACAGTGTTTACATGGTACATGGATTCGGGCATACCAATGATAAACTCTCCAGGGCTTATGGCAGGGGGGCCAGTGATTCGGAGCTGATTACCCGGGTTCATCTGGATCCCATTATGGGAGGGACGGGAATGAGGGGCAATTTTGTCACCTTCAGGTTTGAACCCAAAGAAGAGGAGGCTGCATCATGA
- a CDS encoding 4Fe-4S binding protein, with amino-acid sequence MRYAMAIDTKKCVGCSDCVVACQTENKVRIGYCRDWVVEVTDGTYPRLEIEIRSERCNQCDNAPCVRCCPTGASHYADGGIVLVTPNKCIGCGACITSCPYDARYPHLDGYVDKCILYSQG; translated from the coding sequence ATGAGATACGCCATGGCCATAGATACGAAGAAGTGTGTAGGCTGCAGCGACTGCGTGGTTGCCTGTCAGACCGAAAACAAGGTACGTATCGGGTATTGCCGCGACTGGGTGGTGGAAGTCACAGACGGAACCTACCCCCGGCTGGAGATAGAGATCCGGTCTGAACGCTGCAACCAGTGCGACAATGCACCCTGTGTACGCTGCTGCCCCACCGGTGCCAGTCACTATGCCGATGGAGGCATTGTTCTGGTCACTCCCAACAAGTGCATCGGATGCGGGGCCTGCATTACCTCCTGTCCTTACGATGCCCGTTATCCGCATCTCGATGGTTATGTGGATAAGTGCATTTTGTATTCACAGGGTTAA
- the nrfD gene encoding polysulfide reductase NrfD has product MREEIIVSGRNNYLIDPQLHIWHWQIPLYLFLGGLAAGILFFAAFFTLMGKENKYRAAVKIAPHIVPWVLIAGLLALLLDLKHQLYFWRLYTTIRLESPMSWGAWVLMLVTPLSFIWSAIHIREVFPKWDWKYEIIKNLESFFLKQKIAIAWVMAISSIILGVYTGILFSALILLAASCEESSINCLF; this is encoded by the coding sequence ATGAGAGAAGAGATTATTGTCAGCGGACGCAACAACTACCTGATTGATCCCCAGCTGCATATCTGGCACTGGCAGATTCCCCTCTATCTTTTTCTGGGCGGACTGGCCGCAGGGATCCTCTTTTTTGCTGCCTTTTTCACCCTGATGGGAAAGGAAAACAAGTATCGTGCCGCTGTAAAAATTGCACCGCATATCGTACCCTGGGTATTGATCGCGGGGCTGCTGGCTCTGCTTCTTGACCTGAAACATCAGCTCTATTTCTGGAGATTGTACACCACCATTCGCCTGGAATCGCCCATGTCCTGGGGCGCGTGGGTTCTTATGCTGGTCACCCCATTGTCCTTTATCTGGTCGGCCATCCATATCAGGGAGGTCTTTCCCAAATGGGATTGGAAGTATGAAATCATAAAGAATCTGGAGTCCTTTTTTCTTAAACAGAAAATAGCTATCGCCTGGGTCATGGCGATAAGTTCCATCATTCTCGGGGTGTATACGGGGATCCTTTTTTCGGCATTGATTCTCCTCGCAGCAAGCTGCGAGGAATCATCTATTAATTGTTTATTTTAA
- a CDS encoding YeeE/YedE thiosulfate transporter family protein: MNQINQRQKAGTSIPTWGGVLLGLVLIAANFVSGRGLGASGAAKSAIVASVNTLAPGHAENAKFYQEYNASHTEGPMKSWLVFQMLGVIVGAFLSGAVFNRLKFKVEHSPGITSKRRIVFAVLGGILFGFGSQLGRGCTSGSALSGMGMLSLGGFISMAFIFGTAFALAWFFRKNWI, encoded by the coding sequence GTGAATCAAATAAACCAAAGACAAAAAGCCGGTACATCAATCCCTACCTGGGGGGGTGTGTTGCTGGGCCTGGTACTGATCGCTGCCAACTTTGTTTCGGGCAGGGGCCTGGGTGCCAGTGGCGCTGCCAAAAGCGCTATCGTGGCCTCCGTCAATACGCTGGCACCCGGGCATGCTGAAAATGCAAAGTTCTACCAGGAATACAACGCTTCGCACACCGAAGGACCCATGAAATCGTGGCTGGTATTTCAGATGCTTGGGGTCATTGTGGGAGCCTTTCTCTCAGGGGCTGTTTTTAACCGCCTGAAATTCAAAGTGGAACACTCCCCCGGGATCACCTCAAAACGCCGCATCGTTTTTGCCGTCCTTGGAGGGATCCTATTTGGGTTTGGATCGCAACTGGGTCGTGGATGCACCAGTGGCTCGGCATTAAGCGGCATGGGCATGCTTTCCCTGGGAGGCTTTATTTCTATGGCATTCATTTTTGGAACCGCTTTTGCCCTGGCCTGGTTCTTCAGGAAAAACTGGATTT